The Chloroflexaceae bacterium genome has a segment encoding these proteins:
- a CDS encoding ATP-binding protein, whose translation MRVLPRSAQWYLASLWALALVVAGVGLRLLWAPPSLAEFLAALIFTVMLTVADLTTFEMDDGRIVSIAVAVLIGALTSLTWPALLAAILLGTLCGALARDQEWWNVLSTVAVRWLAAAAGVAVATLHVGTWTVDAGGDALPYTSLASLGGLLLTGAVFYLVERGAVALLARLSAGTPLSVGLRPRRDELTWYVFLLAPLGGLLALLWQISGIAIALGIVPMVLLQNALRNQSDVARYSNELRAMASNSTALSEKLERLQNLMVALITSRDVPTMLQVLVDRLASQMNATNGWVVLLDDHQAPQLVAWHNLPVAANGPGPFTVPLPRSYEAVLSRERVMMFTDQHTQTLAPLPELTQGVYWNSLVCIPLVDDKRVMGAVCLTFAEIRGLREDEQRVLMAFARQAATVIANARLFRRLQESQAELIQSSKLAAVGTFAAGIAHEFNNLLAGMLGYAQLGLAAEDEESKNEALKVVVDTCRRGKSITGSLLTFARRQEPRRELADLYDAIEGTLTLMELELRKHHIQVVRQLQPVPPTICDAGQLAQVFLNLLTNARDAMKPQGGALTVRLEGDEREIVLEVSDTGSGIPESIRDKIFEPFFTTKGALGGSATPGTGLGLSVSYGIVKSHGGAFEVESEPGKGTTMRIRLPVVATPEEAAALIESEREPAELPALRLLLAEDDVQVGRSLRKLLEQIGHTVTLCSDGRTALDAYRAGDFDVVLTDLSMPGMSGLELLRELRALDPDARVVALTGQTTGSQIDEARRLGAVEVLRKPFELEEVLRAIRNAYLRRQPVAR comes from the coding sequence ATGCGAGTTCTGCCCCGCAGCGCACAATGGTATCTCGCCAGCCTCTGGGCGCTGGCGCTCGTCGTGGCCGGCGTCGGCCTGCGCCTGCTCTGGGCCCCGCCTTCGCTCGCCGAGTTCCTCGCGGCGTTAATTTTCACGGTCATGCTGACCGTCGCCGATCTGACCACGTTTGAGATGGACGACGGGCGGATCGTCTCCATCGCTGTGGCGGTGCTGATCGGCGCGCTGACTTCGCTCACATGGCCGGCGCTGCTGGCGGCGATCCTGCTCGGCACGCTCTGCGGAGCCCTGGCGCGCGACCAGGAATGGTGGAACGTGCTCTCGACCGTCGCCGTGCGCTGGCTCGCGGCTGCCGCTGGCGTGGCTGTAGCAACGCTCCACGTGGGCACTTGGACGGTGGACGCCGGCGGTGATGCGCTGCCATACACGTCGCTCGCCTCGCTGGGAGGTCTGCTGCTCACCGGCGCCGTCTTCTACCTCGTGGAACGCGGGGCCGTAGCGCTGCTCGCCCGGCTCAGCGCCGGCACGCCCCTCAGCGTCGGCTTGCGCCCCCGCCGCGATGAATTGACCTGGTACGTGTTCCTGCTGGCGCCCCTTGGCGGCCTGCTGGCTCTGCTCTGGCAAATCAGCGGCATCGCCATCGCCCTGGGCATCGTGCCCATGGTCCTCCTCCAGAACGCCCTGCGCAATCAGAGCGACGTGGCGCGCTATAGTAACGAGTTGCGAGCCATGGCCAGCAACTCGACCGCCCTCTCCGAGAAGCTGGAGCGCCTTCAGAACCTGATGGTCGCCCTGATTACCAGCCGTGACGTGCCCACCATGCTCCAGGTGCTGGTGGATCGCCTGGCCAGCCAGATGAACGCCACCAACGGCTGGGTCGTGCTGCTCGATGATCACCAGGCGCCGCAACTGGTGGCCTGGCATAACCTGCCCGTCGCCGCCAATGGGCCCGGACCCTTCACCGTGCCTCTGCCCAGGAGCTATGAAGCCGTGCTTAGCCGTGAGCGGGTGATGATGTTCACCGACCAGCATACCCAGACCCTGGCGCCCCTGCCCGAGCTGACCCAGGGCGTGTACTGGAACTCGCTGGTCTGCATCCCCCTGGTTGACGACAAGCGCGTGATGGGCGCGGTGTGTCTGACCTTCGCCGAAATCCGCGGGCTGCGGGAAGATGAGCAGCGCGTGTTGATGGCCTTCGCCCGCCAGGCCGCCACCGTGATCGCCAACGCGCGCCTCTTCCGTCGGCTCCAGGAGTCCCAGGCCGAGTTGATCCAGTCCTCGAAACTGGCCGCAGTGGGCACGTTCGCCGCGGGCATCGCTCACGAGTTCAATAACCTCCTGGCGGGCATGCTCGGCTACGCCCAGCTCGGTCTGGCTGCGGAAGACGAAGAGAGTAAGAACGAGGCGCTCAAGGTGGTGGTAGACACCTGCAGGCGCGGCAAGAGCATCACCGGCAGCCTGCTCACCTTTGCCCGCCGGCAGGAGCCGCGCCGCGAACTGGCCGACCTCTATGACGCCATTGAGGGCACGCTCACCCTGATGGAACTGGAACTGCGCAAGCACCACATCCAGGTGGTCCGCCAGCTCCAGCCGGTACCGCCCACGATCTGCGACGCCGGACAACTTGCCCAGGTCTTCCTCAATCTGCTTACCAACGCCCGCGACGCGATGAAACCTCAGGGCGGCGCGCTGACGGTGCGCCTCGAGGGCGACGAGCGCGAGATCGTTCTGGAAGTGAGCGATACGGGCAGCGGCATCCCCGAAAGCATTCGCGACAAGATCTTCGAGCCGTTCTTTACCACCAAGGGCGCGCTGGGCGGCAGCGCCACCCCCGGCACCGGCCTGGGTCTCTCGGTCTCCTATGGCATCGTGAAGAGCCACGGCGGCGCGTTCGAGGTGGAGAGCGAGCCGGGCAAGGGCACCACGATGCGCATACGCCTGCCGGTAGTCGCTACGCCCGAAGAGGCGGCGGCCTTGATCGAGAGCGAACGCGAACCGGCCGAGCTTCCCGCCCTGCGCCTGTTGCTGGCCGAGGACGACGTTCAGGTCGGACGCTCGCTGCGCAAGCTGCTGGAACAGATCGGCCATACGGTGACCCTCTGCTCCGATGGACGGACCGCCCTCGACGCCTACCGGGCCGGCGACTTCGATGTGGTGCTCACCGACCTGTCCATGCCGGGTATGAGCGGGTTGGAACTGCTCCGCGAACTGCGCGCCCTGGATCCGGACGCGCGCGTGGTGGCGCTCACCGGGCAGACCACCGGCAGTCAGATTGACGAGGCCCGCCGGCTGGGGGCCGTCGAGGTCCTGCGAAAGCCATTCGAACTCGAAGAGGTTCTGCGGGCCATTCGCAACGCCTATCTGCGCCGGCAGCCGGTGGCGCGTTAG
- a CDS encoding alpha/beta hydrolase has translation MTTQPLRLLPVEPATLNWNGHRLALYCAGRGRPVLLVHSINAAASVFEMRAPFAQLQDSFSVHAVDLLGYGNSERPARSYSAEDYIAQIGAVLEHIGAPAALIASSLGAAYAIVAADRWPERVSALVLACPTGLQQLADPAGPAGWAAYRVLRGPIGRGLYNGLTSRASTSLFLRSQAYYDPACITPETVDGFYLTCRRPGAYYAPICFLTGLLNCSVRESFPRLRQPVLIVWGKQATTTPLRQADAFLAANRGARLEVIDRASMLVQDERPEHFNAIVRAFLTTP, from the coding sequence ATGACAACTCAACCGCTGCGCCTGCTCCCCGTCGAGCCGGCCACCCTGAACTGGAACGGGCATCGTCTCGCCCTGTACTGTGCGGGCCGCGGACGGCCCGTGCTCCTCGTTCATAGCATCAACGCCGCTGCGTCAGTCTTCGAGATGCGCGCCCCTTTTGCGCAACTCCAGGACTCCTTCTCGGTGCACGCCGTTGACTTGCTGGGCTACGGCAATAGCGAGCGCCCGGCCCGCAGCTATAGCGCCGAGGACTACATCGCCCAGATTGGCGCGGTCCTGGAACACATCGGCGCGCCAGCGGCGCTGATCGCCAGCTCTCTCGGCGCAGCCTATGCCATCGTTGCTGCCGATCGCTGGCCCGAACGGGTCAGCGCCCTGGTGCTGGCATGTCCAACCGGTCTCCAGCAACTCGCCGACCCGGCCGGACCGGCGGGCTGGGCCGCCTACCGGGTGCTGCGCGGCCCTATCGGTCGTGGTTTGTATAACGGCCTGACCAGCCGCGCCAGCACCAGTCTCTTCCTGCGTTCACAGGCTTATTACGATCCCGCCTGCATAACGCCTGAGACCGTGGATGGCTTCTACCTGACTTGCCGCCGACCGGGGGCCTACTACGCGCCGATCTGTTTTCTGACCGGGTTGCTGAATTGCTCGGTGCGCGAGAGCTTTCCGCGGCTGCGCCAGCCGGTGCTGATCGTCTGGGGCAAACAGGCCACAACCACCCCTCTGCGCCAGGCCGACGCCTTTCTGGCGGCTAACCGCGGCGCGCGCCTGGAGGTAATCGACCGCGCTTCCATGCTGGTTCAGGACGAACGGCCCGAGCATTTCAATGCCATTGTGCGCGCGTTTCTTACAACCCCGTAA
- a CDS encoding PH domain-containing protein produces the protein MERQTQPAPATLVFEAAPLDAYARRLTAGLAYLGGLLMLPLLFAYLANLRWEGLIVPVALAVAVAVFLLLTYGAQPRRYEIDAQHLVIRRRWLPALRVPLTIITGASLASHLADAPRRGVRFAFNAGIFGYQGPFRLAPFGEAFFLATNLERLAAVGREGRPPLILSPARPRAFVEALNERRLQQALEALERSRPRPPEPAPAPTVESVLAQPSGLRQRSPSP, from the coding sequence GTGGAACGTCAAACACAACCAGCGCCAGCCACCCTGGTATTCGAGGCGGCGCCCCTGGACGCCTACGCCCGCCGGCTCACGGCAGGGCTGGCCTATCTGGGGGGCCTGCTGATGCTGCCGTTGCTCTTCGCCTACCTGGCCAACCTGCGCTGGGAAGGGCTGATCGTGCCCGTAGCCCTGGCGGTGGCCGTGGCGGTATTCCTGCTGCTCACCTACGGCGCCCAGCCGCGCCGCTACGAGATTGACGCGCAGCACCTGGTGATTCGCCGGCGCTGGCTGCCGGCCCTGCGCGTGCCGCTGACGATCATCACCGGCGCCTCGCTGGCGTCGCATCTGGCCGACGCGCCCCGGCGCGGGGTGCGCTTCGCCTTCAATGCGGGGATCTTCGGCTATCAGGGGCCGTTCCGGCTCGCTCCGTTCGGCGAGGCGTTCTTTCTCGCCACCAATCTCGAACGCCTGGCAGCAGTGGGCCGCGAGGGGCGCCCGCCGCTTATTCTCAGCCCCGCTCGCCCGCGCGCCTTCGTCGAGGCGCTGAACGAGAGGCGCCTGCAACAGGCCCTCGAAGCCCTGGAGCGCAGCCGGCCCCGGCCACCTGAACCGGCGCCGGCTCCTACGGTCGAATCGGTGCTGGCGCAACCCTCCGGGTTGCGCCAGCGCTCTCCTTCTCCTTAA
- a CDS encoding Uma2 family endonuclease — MTGPPPVLPELDPAKPPPPEYLPDYEQFITEDDAPVDNFFSEKQQRLLTEPIYSANAAARLGRPILVAANVGIFFGEGQPAIVPDVLVSLDVHLPDDLWLKPNRSYFIWRFAKPPDAVIEIVSNREGGEVDRKRQRYAQLGIGYYLIFDPQRQLGETPVQCFELRGRTYVPCERLWLTDVGLGVTLWEGVYEGVRATWLRWCDDQGAVIPSGAELVEQERERAERERERAEQERQRAERERQRAERLAARLRALGIDPDAENGGV, encoded by the coding sequence ATGACCGGTCCGCCGCCCGTTCTGCCGGAACTCGACCCGGCTAAACCGCCGCCGCCCGAGTATCTGCCGGACTATGAGCAGTTCATCACCGAAGATGACGCGCCCGTGGACAACTTCTTCTCCGAGAAGCAGCAACGCCTGCTGACCGAGCCGATCTACAGCGCCAACGCGGCGGCGCGCCTGGGGCGTCCCATTCTGGTGGCAGCGAACGTGGGCATCTTTTTCGGCGAAGGGCAGCCGGCGATCGTCCCGGATGTGCTGGTCAGCCTGGACGTGCATCTGCCTGACGATCTCTGGCTCAAGCCCAACCGCTCCTACTTCATCTGGCGCTTTGCCAAACCGCCAGACGCGGTGATCGAGATCGTCTCGAACCGCGAGGGCGGCGAGGTTGACCGCAAGCGGCAACGCTACGCGCAGCTCGGTATTGGCTACTACCTGATCTTCGACCCGCAGCGGCAGCTTGGCGAGACGCCGGTGCAGTGCTTCGAGTTGCGCGGACGCACCTATGTGCCCTGTGAGCGACTCTGGCTGACAGACGTGGGTCTGGGCGTCACCCTGTGGGAGGGGGTGTACGAGGGGGTGCGGGCGACCTGGCTGCGCTGGTGCGATGACCAGGGAGCGGTCATTCCGAGCGGCGCCGAACTTGTCGAACAGGAGCGCGAGCGGGCCGAGCGGGAGCGCGAGCGGGCCGAGCAGGAGCGGCAGCGGGCCGAACGAGAGCGGCAGCGGGCCGAGCGGCTGGCGGCGCGCCTGCGCGCCCTGGGGATTGACCCGGATGCGGAGAATGGCGGCGTTTGA
- a CDS encoding M20/M25/M40 family metallo-hydrolase — protein sequence MSASMSMLAAAIVDCLRTLCAQPSSVGRPDELARSANLIATLLRRLGMQVYRVDGHGPPVVIGRRAGRTPRTLLLYHRFDAPPPGPWRAWSHDPFQLAERDGAVYGRGVAEGKGPLAAHLQALAAMIADEGDLPCGVTVVADGGGLIGSPGLAAAIAAHGPILRADACLGSVGDRAASGAPLCYSGSKGLLQVRLRAQGPAHPLPPGAASTLPNPLWRLTWALAAIKGEDEDIRIPGFYDSVEGPSREENALLRQLKLDEAGRLAAWGAAGFLFGMQGAPLVRAEVTLPTCNLSAIRSFPEGDLAVLPAGAEAALDFHLAPNQHPAEIARLVRAHLDEKGFTDVTLEVLPGGYSPARTPPDAPFIRQLAAAGAVVHGVMLPVAPAGAFALPLQPFVEAHPMPCASVGVARPDSALFGPDEHIPLEDLARHGQLLIEVLLALAGE from the coding sequence GTGTCAGCGTCAATGTCCATGCTGGCCGCTGCGATCGTGGATTGCCTGCGGACGCTCTGTGCGCAGCCTTCGAGCGTCGGGCGCCCCGACGAACTGGCGCGCAGCGCAAACCTGATTGCCACCCTGTTGCGACGCCTGGGCATGCAGGTGTATCGCGTGGATGGGCACGGGCCGCCGGTGGTGATCGGCCGCCGCGCGGGTCGCACACCTCGCACGTTGCTGCTCTATCACCGTTTCGATGCTCCTCCACCGGGGCCATGGCGCGCCTGGTCCCACGATCCCTTCCAACTGGCCGAGCGCGACGGAGCGGTGTATGGGCGGGGCGTGGCCGAGGGCAAGGGGCCGCTGGCGGCGCACCTGCAAGCCCTGGCGGCAATGATCGCCGACGAGGGCGACCTGCCCTGCGGCGTGACCGTGGTTGCCGACGGCGGCGGGCTGATCGGCTCGCCGGGCCTGGCGGCGGCCATCGCCGCCCACGGCCCCATCCTGCGCGCTGACGCCTGTCTCGGCAGCGTAGGAGACCGTGCCGCCAGCGGCGCGCCGCTGTGCTATAGCGGCAGCAAAGGGTTGTTGCAGGTGCGCCTGCGCGCCCAAGGACCGGCGCATCCCCTGCCTCCCGGGGCGGCCTCCACCCTGCCCAACCCCCTGTGGCGGCTCACCTGGGCCCTGGCGGCGATCAAGGGCGAAGACGAAGACATCCGCATCCCCGGTTTCTACGATAGTGTGGAGGGGCCGTCGCGCGAGGAAAACGCCCTGCTGCGCCAGCTCAAACTCGACGAAGCGGGGCGCCTGGCCGCCTGGGGCGCCGCCGGGTTCCTCTTCGGCATGCAGGGCGCGCCCCTGGTGCGCGCCGAGGTGACGTTGCCCACCTGCAACCTCAGCGCGATTCGCTCCTTTCCCGAAGGCGACCTGGCGGTGCTGCCCGCCGGCGCCGAGGCCGCGCTCGACTTTCATCTGGCGCCCAATCAGCACCCTGCCGAGATCGCCCGTCTGGTGCGCGCCCACCTCGATGAGAAGGGCTTCACCGACGTGACGCTGGAGGTGTTGCCCGGAGGCTACTCGCCCGCCCGCACCCCGCCCGACGCGCCGTTCATTCGCCAGCTTGCCGCGGCTGGAGCAGTGGTGCACGGGGTCATGCTACCTGTTGCTCCGGCGGGAGCCTTTGCTCTGCCGCTGCAACCCTTCGTTGAAGCCCATCCGATGCCCTGCGCCTCGGTCGGCGTAGCCCGCCCCGACAGCGCTCTCTTCGGTCCCGACGAGCACATCCCGCTGGAGGACCTGGCGCGCCACGGGCAGTTGCTCATCGAGGTATTGCTGGCCCTGGCGGGGGAGTAG
- a CDS encoding ABC transporter substrate-binding protein, whose product MARFLKRPAAMVALVALLIPILAACGGAPAAPQVVRETVVVVQTAEPVRETVVVVATPEAGAGAFTTPHPILGDPKVRQAIAYCTNRRELIQSVYNYLTPEQQEQLLMDTNLPRTHWAVATEADGIVTYPFDPEKGKALLEEAGWKLEEGQTVRTKDGVPLSLEFTTTNAQFRITWATVLEKQLLDNCGIQIIRKHAPGSWWFGSASGLRRRDFELGAFAWVGEADPGGRSLYACDQIPLPENNWEGQNYMGWCNEAASRAIIAANNTLNREERIKNYKAFQVEFTKDMVSLPLFQRLEAYAWNKALQNLKPDPTEYITANAYEWARSDNEDTIILGFTQEPASMFSLVESAAVQRQAAQLVGGVLQTQYSYDYQPVLQDGLSTIESGKAKNEVVEVKEGDTVWSADGEAVELKPGVEIVNSDGETITYQSGTVKMNRLTVTYDLVKGITWSDGEPLKKADIELSVKISCDRESGATSFTFCDSHQGAEGVNVTSDTSYTITFLPGVQWPTYFLAPYGGYPSHQTISDGRKLADVPAKEWATLPEVAETPLGYGPYILKEWKKGQSMVFEANPNFVLGAPKVKNVIIQFFGDTNAAVAALLTGEVDILEKATLGAGPEVEAVLKAAAEGKIEAKTDASPTWEHMDMNLFVR is encoded by the coding sequence ATGGCAAGGTTCCTCAAACGTCCCGCTGCCATGGTGGCGCTCGTGGCGCTGCTCATCCCCATCCTGGCGGCATGCGGCGGCGCTCCCGCCGCGCCCCAAGTCGTCCGCGAGACGGTCGTGGTTGTTCAGACGGCCGAGCCGGTGCGCGAAACGGTGGTAGTGGTGGCCACCCCTGAAGCCGGCGCTGGCGCCTTCACCACGCCCCACCCGATCCTCGGCGATCCGAAGGTGCGCCAGGCGATTGCCTACTGCACCAACCGCCGCGAGTTGATCCAGTCGGTCTATAACTACCTGACTCCCGAGCAGCAGGAACAACTGCTCATGGACACCAACCTGCCCAGGACCCACTGGGCGGTGGCCACCGAGGCTGATGGGATTGTCACCTACCCCTTTGACCCGGAGAAGGGCAAGGCTCTGCTTGAGGAAGCTGGCTGGAAACTCGAGGAGGGCCAGACGGTGCGCACCAAGGATGGTGTGCCGTTGAGCCTGGAGTTCACCACCACCAATGCCCAGTTCCGCATCACCTGGGCCACGGTGCTGGAAAAGCAACTGCTCGACAACTGCGGCATCCAGATCATCCGCAAGCATGCCCCGGGCTCCTGGTGGTTCGGCAGCGCCTCGGGCCTGCGCCGGCGCGACTTTGAGCTTGGGGCCTTCGCCTGGGTGGGCGAGGCCGATCCGGGCGGGCGTTCGCTCTACGCCTGTGACCAGATCCCTCTGCCCGAGAATAACTGGGAAGGCCAGAACTACATGGGCTGGTGCAACGAGGCGGCCAGCCGGGCGATCATCGCGGCCAATAACACCTTGAACCGTGAGGAGCGCATCAAGAACTACAAGGCTTTCCAGGTGGAGTTCACCAAGGACATGGTCAGCCTGCCGCTGTTCCAGCGCCTGGAAGCCTACGCCTGGAACAAGGCCCTCCAGAACCTGAAGCCCGACCCCACCGAGTACATCACCGCCAACGCCTACGAGTGGGCGCGCAGCGACAACGAGGATACGATTATCCTCGGCTTCACCCAGGAGCCGGCCTCGATGTTCTCGCTGGTTGAGAGCGCCGCCGTACAGCGCCAGGCGGCCCAACTGGTTGGCGGCGTACTGCAAACGCAGTATAGCTATGATTATCAACCCGTGCTGCAAGACGGCCTCTCCACGATCGAGAGCGGCAAGGCCAAGAATGAGGTGGTTGAGGTCAAGGAAGGCGATACGGTCTGGAGCGCCGATGGCGAGGCCGTCGAACTCAAGCCGGGGGTCGAGATCGTCAACTCCGACGGCGAGACCATCACCTACCAGAGCGGCACGGTGAAGATGAACCGGCTCACCGTGACCTACGACCTCGTCAAGGGCATTACCTGGTCCGATGGCGAGCCGCTGAAGAAGGCCGACATCGAACTGAGCGTGAAGATTAGCTGCGACCGCGAGTCGGGCGCCACTTCCTTCACCTTCTGCGACTCGCACCAGGGCGCCGAGGGGGTGAACGTGACCAGCGACACCAGCTACACGATCACCTTCCTGCCGGGCGTGCAGTGGCCGACCTACTTCCTGGCCCCCTACGGCGGCTATCCCTCCCACCAGACCATTTCGGACGGGCGCAAGCTGGCCGATGTGCCGGCCAAGGAGTGGGCGACCCTGCCGGAGGTTGCCGAGACGCCGCTGGGCTACGGCCCCTACATCCTCAAGGAGTGGAAGAAGGGCCAGAGCATGGTCTTTGAGGCCAACCCGAACTTCGTGCTCGGCGCGCCGAAGGTGAAGAATGTGATCATTCAGTTCTTCGGCGATACCAACGCTGCCGTAGCAGCGCTGTTGACCGGCGAGGTTGACATCCTCGAGAAGGCCACCCTCGGCGCCGGCCCCGAGGTGGAGGCGGTGCTCAAGGCCGCGGCCGAGGGCAAGATCGAAGCCAAAACTGACGCCAGCCCGACCTGGGAGCATATGGATATGAATCTGTTCGTGCGGTAA
- a CDS encoding ABC transporter permease — protein MTAYLIRRLFQMLIVTVLSAMLGYTLLYLAPGGPLVFLQQMQNTGQNRVSEEDIARLKARYELDLYLPVRFTRWLIGFPSGPVRIGGWYLLPPDMVVGCAIPGQVRLRYPDGRVEIREEGCARVVTLADLENRPVSRGILFGDFGLSQQIARDRPVSDLLMSRLPYTLWLMGVSTLLAILIGVPLGIYSAVRQYSRFDYAMTTITFIGSSLPTLFMGVMAILIFSVLAKEAGLPYLPSGGAEAERGYTVPWIGRVEARSLLDRLLRFIMPVSVLTFFNIAGWSRFVRASMLEVLRQDYVRTARAKGVREQLVITKHALRNALIPFITLLAGVLPTLVAGAAITESVFNWPGMGRLLVDALERSDYTVAMAILFISTVLVLIGYLISDILYTIVDPRIRLS, from the coding sequence ATGACCGCCTACCTCATCCGCCGGCTGTTCCAGATGCTGATCGTCACCGTCCTCTCGGCGATGCTGGGCTACACTCTGTTGTACCTGGCGCCGGGGGGGCCGCTGGTGTTTTTGCAGCAGATGCAGAACACCGGTCAGAACCGCGTGAGCGAAGAAGATATTGCGCGCCTCAAGGCGCGCTACGAGCTTGATCTCTATCTGCCGGTGCGCTTCACCCGCTGGCTGATCGGCTTCCCCAGCGGGCCGGTACGCATCGGCGGGTGGTACCTGCTCCCGCCCGACATGGTGGTGGGCTGTGCCATCCCCGGGCAGGTGCGCCTGCGCTACCCCGACGGCAGGGTGGAAATTCGCGAAGAGGGCTGCGCCCGAGTGGTCACCCTGGCCGACCTGGAGAACCGCCCCGTCAGCCGCGGCATCCTCTTTGGCGATTTTGGCCTCTCCCAGCAGATCGCCCGCGACCGTCCGGTGAGCGACCTGTTGATGAGCCGCCTGCCCTACACCCTGTGGCTGATGGGCGTGTCCACCCTGCTGGCGATCCTGATCGGCGTGCCGTTGGGGATCTATTCGGCGGTGCGGCAGTATTCGCGCTTTGACTACGCGATGACCACCATCACCTTCATCGGCTCGTCGCTGCCGACTCTGTTCATGGGGGTGATGGCCATTCTGATCTTCTCCGTGCTCGCCAAGGAGGCCGGATTACCCTACCTGCCCTCCGGCGGCGCGGAGGCGGAGCGGGGCTACACCGTTCCCTGGATCGGCAGGGTGGAGGCCCGCTCGTTGCTGGATCGCCTCCTGCGCTTCATTATGCCCGTCAGTGTGCTGACGTTCTTCAACATCGCCGGCTGGAGCCGCTTCGTGCGCGCCAGCATGCTCGAGGTGCTGCGGCAGGACTACGTGCGCACCGCGCGGGCCAAGGGGGTGCGCGAGCAGCTGGTGATCACCAAGCACGCCCTGCGCAACGCGCTGATCCCCTTCATCACGCTGCTGGCCGGGGTGCTGCCGACGCTGGTGGCCGGCGCGGCGATCACCGAGTCGGTCTTTAACTGGCCGGGCATGGGCCGGCTGCTGGTTGACGCCCTCGAGCGCAGCGACTACACCGTGGCTATGGCGATTCTGTTTATCAGCACCGTGCTGGTATTGATCGGCTATTTAATCTCAGATATTCTATATACAATTGTCGATCCCCGAATCCGGCTCTCGTGA
- a CDS encoding ABC transporter permease, translating into MATTTSAVPEAAERAQPRSEGQWAVVFRRFRRHRLAMISLAVLAAIFGASLLAPWIAPFPRDDIGLDRVALPPMSVDPENGKLHILGTDHLGRDFFTRVIYAARVSLMVAISVTVLVAIIGTILGLLAGYFGGWTDNLISRVTEFVATIPDLPILLILSAIMVQNDDLIALPGWIIGPVAWIMAVPLREATQVTLLILVLASLGWVGIARLMRGMVLQVREMQYIESARALGGANAWILGKHVFPNAFPPLIVAFTLGLNSALVSEVSISFLGFGVQDPTPTWGNMMGFATSYMFNHPWMPLIPGLPIFLCSLAFNFVGDGLRDALDPRLKI; encoded by the coding sequence ATGGCCACAACCACCTCGGCGGTTCCCGAAGCCGCCGAACGCGCGCAGCCGCGTTCCGAAGGCCAGTGGGCGGTGGTCTTCCGACGCTTTCGGCGTCACCGCCTGGCGATGATCAGCCTGGCCGTCCTGGCAGCGATCTTCGGCGCGTCGCTCCTGGCGCCCTGGATCGCCCCCTTCCCCCGCGACGACATCGGGCTGGACCGCGTGGCCCTGCCGCCGATGAGCGTTGATCCGGAGAACGGCAAGCTGCATATCCTTGGCACCGACCACCTGGGGCGCGATTTCTTCACCCGCGTGATCTACGCTGCCCGCGTCTCGCTCATGGTCGCCATTTCGGTAACCGTGCTGGTGGCAATCATCGGCACCATCCTGGGCTTGCTGGCCGGCTACTTCGGCGGCTGGACCGACAATCTGATTAGCCGGGTGACGGAGTTTGTCGCCACTATTCCCGATCTTCCAATCTTGCTGATTCTCAGCGCGATTATGGTCCAGAACGACGATCTGATCGCCCTGCCGGGATGGATCATCGGGCCGGTGGCCTGGATCATGGCCGTGCCGCTGCGCGAGGCCACCCAGGTGACGCTGCTGATCCTGGTGCTGGCGTCGCTGGGCTGGGTCGGCATAGCGCGCCTGATGCGCGGCATGGTGCTCCAGGTGCGCGAAATGCAGTACATCGAGTCGGCGCGGGCGCTCGGTGGCGCCAATGCCTGGATCCTGGGCAAGCACGTCTTTCCCAACGCCTTCCCGCCGTTGATCGTGGCTTTCACGCTGGGTCTCAACTCCGCCCTGGTCAGCGAGGTGTCGATCAGCTTCCTTGGCTTCGGCGTGCAGGACCCAACGCCCACCTGGGGCAATATGATGGGCTTCGCCACCAGCTACATGTTCAACCATCCCTGGATGCCGCTCATCCCCGGCCTGCCGATCTTCCTCTGTTCGCTGGCCTTTAATTTTGTAGGTGATGGCTTGCGAGACGCGCTGGATCCGCGGTTGAAGATTTGA